In Thermococcus sp., the following proteins share a genomic window:
- a CDS encoding methyl-accepting chemotaxis protein translates to MDERSALIASPVLAFGLTIVPTLLAGPIAGVIGGIVGVGAGIMLTRDVAGKAKIPPEVEQYRREIEEQMNAIIRILDRIAEGDLTIEDTELNGHLREIRKTIEKMRQNLHNMVSAIKEAAEVVNERSALIRENIDQISEAIQQVAEAINQVSIEAQREQENINHMTETMRYIDEIGKETINTMEDFERSMSEVVGLAREGGQKGEEAVGQIEEIRNMMLMIEETVKGVAEMGKNIANITNVITGIAEQTNLLALNAAIEAARAGEAGKGFAVVAEEIRNLAEESKQAADDIRNIVEQIMAKIDESVEVTGKSVETVAQSTEVLKESVSYLTHIAELMEEMEVKANELKNKVLEEGEKIDEGLRFLENLAASAEETTAAAEEVSAAAEQQTSALEEVRATLHDFEEVVQRLMEAVNKFKL, encoded by the coding sequence ATGGACGAGAGGAGCGCGCTTATCGCATCACCGGTTCTGGCCTTTGGTTTGACGATAGTGCCGACACTTCTGGCTGGGCCGATAGCGGGCGTTATCGGGGGTATTGTGGGAGTTGGAGCGGGGATAATGCTTACGAGGGACGTAGCGGGGAAGGCCAAAATTCCACCCGAGGTTGAACAGTACCGCAGGGAAATAGAGGAGCAGATGAACGCTATCATAAGAATTCTCGACAGGATTGCCGAGGGTGACCTGACCATTGAGGACACTGAGCTCAACGGACACCTGAGGGAGATTAGGAAAACAATAGAGAAGATGCGCCAGAACCTTCACAACATGGTGTCGGCGATAAAGGAAGCGGCCGAAGTCGTCAACGAGAGGAGCGCGCTCATCAGGGAGAACATTGACCAGATTAGCGAGGCTATACAGCAGGTTGCCGAGGCCATAAACCAGGTCAGCATAGAGGCCCAGCGCGAACAGGAGAACATCAACCACATGACCGAAACGATGCGCTACATAGATGAGATTGGAAAGGAGACCATAAACACCATGGAAGACTTCGAGAGGTCAATGAGTGAAGTTGTAGGCTTGGCTAGAGAGGGCGGACAAAAGGGTGAGGAAGCGGTCGGTCAGATTGAAGAAATCAGGAACATGATGCTTATGATTGAGGAAACGGTCAAGGGAGTTGCTGAGATGGGCAAGAACATAGCCAATATAACGAACGTTATCACCGGAATAGCGGAGCAGACCAACTTGCTCGCCTTGAACGCAGCTATCGAGGCAGCCAGAGCCGGCGAAGCTGGTAAGGGTTTTGCGGTCGTTGCTGAGGAGATTAGAAACCTCGCCGAGGAGAGCAAGCAGGCCGCCGATGACATCAGGAACATCGTCGAGCAGATTATGGCAAAAATCGATGAGAGCGTTGAAGTTACCGGGAAGAGCGTCGAAACGGTTGCGCAGTCAACTGAAGTCCTCAAGGAGAGCGTTTCGTATCTAACGCACATCGCCGAGCTCATGGAGGAAATGGAGGTCAAGGCCAACGAGCTCAAGAACAAGGTCCTTGAGGAGGGCGAGAAGATAGACGAGGGCCTGCGCTTCCTAGAGAACCTTGCCGCGAGTGCTGAAGAAACCACGGCGGCAGCTGAAGAAGTCAGCGCCGCAGCCGAACAGCAGACCTCAGCCCTCGAGGAGGTTCGCGCAACGCTTCACGATTTCGAGGAGGTTGTCCAGAGGCTTATGGAAGCAGTTAATAAGTTCAAGCTTTGA